The proteins below are encoded in one region of Tessaracoccus aquimaris:
- a CDS encoding NAD-dependent succinate-semialdehyde dehydrogenase → MNREDVLAKVPFGQFIEGSFVSTADTFQVHDPATGEVLAEVSDAGPMHAKAALDAACWVADDWAATEPRKRAEILRRAYELIVARGDEFATLMTLEMGKPLAEARGEVAYGAEFFRWFSEEACRIEGRWTTAPLGGNRLLTMQQPVGPVYAITPWNFPLAMGTRKIGPALAAGCTVVIKPAKLTPLTMLYLMQTLKDAGVPDGVVNCVTSSNSAAVSKPIMEDPRLRKLTFTGSTEVGRTLLKEAADGVLRTSMELGGNAPFVVLADADVDQAVAGAMPAKFRNNGEACTAANRFYVHESIVEEFTAKLVAEVEKLVVGPGMDQATTLGPLIDDDAVAKVKELVDDAVAKGAKVLTGGAPIDGDGHFFQPTVLADVPRTARLLREEIFGPVAPIVTVDTDDEAIKLANETEFGLMAYVYSRDISRVVTAAERLESGMVAVNTGVVSNPAAPFGGVKQSGLGREGSHEGLEEYLEIKYLGIAL, encoded by the coding sequence ATGAACCGAGAAGACGTCCTGGCGAAGGTGCCGTTCGGGCAGTTCATCGAGGGGAGTTTCGTCTCCACGGCCGACACCTTCCAGGTGCACGACCCCGCCACCGGCGAGGTGCTCGCGGAGGTCAGCGACGCCGGCCCCATGCACGCGAAGGCCGCCCTCGACGCGGCCTGCTGGGTCGCCGACGACTGGGCGGCCACCGAACCGCGCAAACGCGCCGAGATTCTGCGCCGCGCCTACGAGTTGATCGTGGCACGCGGCGACGAGTTTGCGACCCTCATGACGCTCGAGATGGGCAAGCCGCTCGCCGAGGCGCGCGGCGAGGTGGCCTACGGCGCCGAGTTCTTCCGCTGGTTCTCCGAGGAGGCCTGCCGGATCGAGGGGCGCTGGACGACGGCGCCGCTCGGCGGGAACCGGCTGCTCACCATGCAGCAACCCGTCGGGCCCGTGTACGCGATCACGCCGTGGAACTTCCCCCTCGCGATGGGAACCCGCAAGATCGGCCCCGCGCTGGCCGCGGGCTGCACCGTCGTCATCAAGCCAGCCAAGCTCACGCCGCTGACGATGCTGTACCTGATGCAGACGCTGAAGGATGCCGGCGTGCCGGACGGCGTCGTCAACTGCGTCACGTCCTCGAACTCGGCCGCGGTGTCGAAGCCGATCATGGAGGACCCGCGGCTGCGGAAGCTGACGTTCACAGGGTCGACCGAGGTCGGCAGGACGCTGCTGAAGGAGGCCGCCGACGGAGTGCTTCGCACGTCGATGGAGTTGGGTGGCAACGCCCCATTTGTGGTGCTCGCCGACGCGGACGTCGACCAGGCAGTCGCCGGCGCGATGCCCGCCAAGTTCCGCAACAACGGCGAGGCGTGCACCGCCGCCAACCGGTTCTACGTGCACGAGTCGATCGTCGAGGAGTTCACGGCCAAGCTCGTCGCCGAGGTGGAGAAACTGGTCGTGGGGCCGGGCATGGACCAGGCGACCACGCTCGGCCCGCTCATCGACGACGACGCCGTCGCCAAGGTGAAGGAACTTGTCGACGACGCCGTCGCCAAGGGTGCCAAGGTGCTCACCGGGGGCGCCCCTATCGACGGGGATGGTCACTTCTTCCAGCCGACGGTGCTCGCAGACGTGCCCCGCACCGCCCGCCTGCTGCGCGAGGAGATCTTCGGCCCGGTCGCACCGATCGTCACGGTCGACACCGACGACGAGGCGATCAAGCTCGCCAACGAGACCGAGTTCGGGTTGATGGCCTACGTCTACTCCCGCGACATCTCCCGCGTCGTCACTGCCGCGGAACGCCTCGAGAGCGGCATGGTCGCCGTCAACACGGGCGTCGTGTCGAATCCGGCGGCGCCTTTCGGAGGGGTCAAGCAGTCCGGCCTCGGCCGCGAGGGCTCGCATGAGGGGCTCGAGGAGTACCTCGAGATCAAGTACCTGGGGATCGCGCTCTAG
- a CDS encoding GNAT family N-acetyltransferase: protein MSVSDTVRLALPSEAVDLARIQRRAWSETESLSNAVQATGADEASRAWHEAISRPPLAHFRVLVAIGDPGVVGFAVTGPSGDPDAGERTGTIGEFIVDPKQRHKGHGSRLINAAVDTLRTDGYEVATIWVPAANDALREFLVAGGWASDGAHQEVAVDEEGTHVKLVRLHTDIS from the coding sequence ATGTCCGTCTCAGACACCGTCCGCCTCGCCCTACCCTCCGAAGCCGTCGACCTCGCGCGCATCCAGCGTCGAGCGTGGTCGGAGACCGAGTCCCTCTCCAACGCAGTGCAGGCCACGGGCGCCGACGAGGCGAGCCGCGCCTGGCATGAGGCGATCTCGCGGCCACCTCTCGCCCACTTCCGGGTGCTGGTGGCGATCGGCGATCCCGGTGTGGTCGGCTTCGCGGTGACCGGCCCGAGCGGCGATCCGGACGCGGGCGAGCGCACCGGCACGATCGGCGAGTTCATCGTCGACCCGAAGCAGCGCCACAAGGGTCACGGGTCGCGGCTGATCAACGCGGCGGTCGACACGCTCCGCACCGACGGCTATGAGGTCGCCACGATCTGGGTTCCCGCGGCCAACGACGCCCTGCGGGAGTTCCTCGTCGCGGGAGGCTGGGCAAGCGACGGCGCGCACCAGGAGGTCGCCGTCGATGAGGAGGGCACCCACGTGAAGTTGGTGCGCCTCCACACCGACATCTCCTAG
- a CDS encoding ribonuclease J, with the protein MTDAKTPPKLAPGTLRIVPLGGLGDVGRNMTAFEIDGQIALVDCGVLFPEDHHPGVDLILPALDYLDGRLDDVVALVLTHGHEDHIGAVPYLLKRRADIPVFGSKLTLAFLAAKLREHRIRNFNLDAVEEGEILEVGNFEFEFLAVNHSIPDALAVAIRTSAGLVLHTGDFKMDQLPLDGRITDLRGFARLGEEGVDLFMADSTNAEVPGFTTPEIDVEPAIARVFDAAGGKLIVACFASHVHRVQQVMNMAAKHGRKVVYVGRSMVRNMSTARDLGYLKVPAGSLIELKDIDKYADNEVVIISTGSQGEPMAALSRIANKEHPVIEVGPGDTVLLASSLIPGNENSVYRVVNGLSKLGANVVHKGNALVHVSGHASAGELLYCYNILKPKNAMPVHGEVRHLIANGKLAEKTGMKPERVIVAADGDVIDLKAGKARKVGSIDASYIFVDGSFVGDISDSIMDRRILGEEGFISVITVVDLHNRSIVSGPEIQARGLAEDDSVFKDAKKRVADALTDAMRDGVDDSHRLQQVTRRAVGQWVSKSLRRRPMIVPVVVTT; encoded by the coding sequence ATGACCGACGCCAAGACACCCCCCAAGCTCGCCCCCGGCACCCTGCGGATCGTCCCGCTCGGAGGGCTCGGCGACGTGGGGCGCAACATGACGGCGTTCGAGATCGACGGCCAGATCGCGCTCGTCGACTGCGGCGTGCTGTTCCCAGAGGACCACCATCCCGGCGTTGACCTGATCCTGCCTGCGCTCGACTACCTCGACGGCCGCCTCGACGACGTCGTCGCCCTCGTCCTGACCCACGGCCACGAGGACCACATCGGCGCCGTGCCCTACCTCCTCAAGCGCCGCGCCGACATCCCCGTATTCGGCTCCAAGCTGACGCTTGCCTTCCTCGCCGCGAAGCTGCGCGAGCACCGGATCCGCAACTTCAACCTCGACGCCGTCGAGGAGGGCGAGATCCTGGAGGTCGGCAACTTCGAGTTCGAGTTCCTCGCCGTCAACCACTCCATCCCCGACGCGCTGGCCGTGGCGATCCGCACCTCCGCAGGCCTCGTCCTGCACACCGGCGACTTCAAGATGGACCAGTTGCCCCTGGACGGCCGGATCACCGACCTGCGCGGCTTCGCGCGGCTCGGCGAGGAGGGCGTCGACCTGTTCATGGCCGACTCCACCAACGCCGAGGTGCCCGGCTTCACCACCCCTGAGATCGACGTCGAGCCCGCCATCGCACGCGTCTTCGACGCGGCAGGGGGCAAGCTGATCGTGGCCTGCTTCGCCTCGCACGTGCACCGCGTGCAGCAGGTGATGAACATGGCAGCCAAGCACGGCCGCAAGGTCGTCTACGTCGGGCGCTCCATGGTGCGCAACATGTCAACGGCCCGCGACCTTGGCTACCTCAAGGTGCCCGCGGGCTCGCTGATCGAGTTGAAGGACATCGACAAGTACGCGGACAACGAGGTCGTGATCATCTCGACCGGTTCGCAGGGCGAGCCGATGGCCGCGCTCAGCAGGATCGCCAACAAGGAACACCCGGTCATCGAGGTGGGCCCCGGCGACACCGTGCTGCTCGCGTCCTCGCTGATCCCCGGCAACGAGAACTCCGTCTACCGCGTCGTCAACGGGCTGTCCAAGCTGGGCGCCAACGTGGTGCACAAGGGCAACGCTCTGGTGCACGTCTCCGGCCACGCGTCGGCCGGGGAGTTGCTGTACTGCTACAACATCCTCAAGCCGAAGAACGCGATGCCGGTGCACGGCGAGGTCCGTCACCTGATCGCCAACGGCAAGCTCGCCGAGAAGACGGGCATGAAGCCGGAGCGCGTGATCGTGGCGGCCGACGGAGACGTCATCGACCTCAAGGCGGGCAAGGCCCGCAAGGTCGGCTCGATCGACGCGAGCTACATCTTCGTGGACGGCTCCTTCGTCGGCGACATCTCCGACTCGATCATGGACCGTCGGATCCTCGGCGAGGAGGGCTTCATCTCCGTCATCACCGTCGTCGACCTGCACAACCGCTCGATCGTCTCCGGCCCCGAGATCCAGGCCCGTGGCCTGGCGGAGGACGACTCGGTGTTCAAGGACGCGAAGAAGCGGGTCGCGGACGCGCTGACCGACGCGATGCGCGACGGCGTCGACGACTCGCACCGACTGCAGCAGGTCACGCGACGCGCGGTCGGGCAGTGGGTGTCCAAGTCGCTCAGGCGCCGCCCGATGATCGTTCCGGTGGTCGTCACCACCTGA
- the rplU gene encoding 50S ribosomal protein L21: MYAIVRNGGRQHKVAVGDVLDIDLVSEEVGGSVTLQPLLLVDGDKITSDAKGLGKVSVTAEVLGMTKGPKIRILKYKNKTGYKKRQGHRQRYTQVKVTDIKA, encoded by the coding sequence GTGTACGCGATTGTGCGCAACGGTGGTCGTCAGCACAAGGTTGCTGTCGGCGACGTCCTGGACATCGATCTGGTGTCCGAAGAGGTCGGCGGTTCCGTCACCCTGCAGCCGCTGCTGCTGGTCGACGGCGACAAGATCACCTCTGATGCCAAGGGCCTCGGCAAGGTGTCCGTCACCGCCGAAGTTCTCGGGATGACCAAGGGCCCGAAGATCCGGATCCTGAAGTACAAGAACAAGACCGGTTACAAGAAGCGCCAGGGGCACCGTCAGCGGTACACCCAGGTCAAGGTCACCGACATCAAGGCCTGA
- the rpmA gene encoding 50S ribosomal protein L27: protein MAHKKGASSTRNGRDSNAQRLGVKRYGGQLVGAGEIIVRQRGTHFHPGDGVGRGGDDTLFALVEGHVEFGVKRGRRVVNIVPA from the coding sequence ATGGCACACAAGAAGGGCGCGTCCTCGACGCGCAACGGTCGTGATTCGAACGCTCAGCGCCTCGGCGTGAAGCGCTACGGCGGTCAGCTCGTCGGCGCAGGCGAGATCATCGTCCGCCAGCGCGGCACCCACTTCCACCCCGGCGACGGCGTCGGCCGTGGCGGCGACGACACGCTGTTCGCGCTCGTCGAGGGTCACGTGGAGTTCGGCGTCAAGCGCGGTCGTCGCGTCGTCAACATCGTTCCCGCCTGA
- the obgE gene encoding GTPase ObgE, producing MAIPSFVDRVKLTVQAGNGGHGCASIHREKFKPLGGPDGGNGGEGGSIILRVDDSLSTLVEYHRQSVRKATNGQPGKGDFQHGARGETIMLPVPAGTVVTDVDTGQVLADLTTPGDELVVAQGGRGGLGNAALATASRKAPGFALLGEEGDAHLIQLELKVVADVGLVGFPSAGKSSLVAAISRARPKIADYPFTTLVPNLGVVVAGDVTYTVADVPGLIEGASEGRGLGFDFLRHIERCQAIVHVIDLGTYEPGRDPVDDLEVIEAELEAHGGLEDRVRLIALNKVDLPDAHELAEIAKPELERFGFPIFVISTKTGEGLNELKYAMADIVAARRAALPPSEPRPVIRPKAVASKKGAVEEFTIVKKGDGEGGFVWRVKGEKPERWIRQTDFNNAEAVGYLADRLNRIGIETKLLEIGARPGDAVAIGGEDAVVFDFAPQIEIGAEILSRRGEDVRQETERPAITRRKKMDAEYHAAKAAVDWATTGVTPADNAPREDKGPDEA from the coding sequence ATGGCTATCCCCTCATTTGTAGACCGCGTCAAGCTGACCGTCCAGGCCGGTAACGGCGGGCACGGTTGCGCCTCCATCCACCGCGAGAAGTTCAAGCCGCTCGGCGGCCCCGACGGCGGCAACGGCGGCGAGGGCGGGTCCATCATCCTGCGCGTCGACGACTCGCTGTCGACCCTCGTCGAATACCACCGTCAGTCGGTGCGCAAGGCCACCAACGGCCAGCCGGGTAAGGGCGACTTCCAGCACGGCGCCCGCGGCGAGACCATCATGCTGCCCGTGCCAGCGGGCACGGTCGTCACCGATGTCGACACCGGCCAGGTGCTTGCCGACCTGACCACCCCGGGGGACGAACTCGTCGTCGCGCAGGGCGGCAGGGGAGGCCTCGGCAACGCGGCGCTTGCGACCGCATCCCGCAAGGCCCCAGGCTTCGCGCTGCTCGGCGAAGAGGGCGACGCGCACCTCATCCAGCTCGAGCTGAAGGTCGTCGCCGACGTCGGCCTCGTCGGCTTCCCGTCCGCGGGCAAGTCCTCGCTCGTCGCCGCGATCTCCCGCGCCCGGCCCAAGATCGCCGACTACCCGTTCACGACGCTCGTGCCGAACCTCGGCGTCGTGGTGGCGGGCGACGTGACCTACACGGTCGCCGACGTGCCCGGCCTGATCGAGGGGGCCTCGGAGGGACGCGGCCTCGGCTTCGACTTCCTGCGCCACATCGAGCGCTGCCAGGCCATCGTCCACGTCATCGACCTCGGCACCTACGAACCGGGCCGCGACCCGGTCGACGACCTCGAGGTCATCGAGGCCGAACTAGAGGCGCACGGTGGCCTCGAGGACCGCGTCCGCCTGATCGCCCTCAACAAGGTCGACCTCCCCGACGCGCACGAGCTCGCCGAGATCGCCAAGCCGGAACTGGAGCGGTTCGGCTTCCCGATCTTCGTGATCTCCACCAAGACCGGCGAGGGGCTCAACGAGCTGAAGTACGCGATGGCCGACATCGTCGCGGCCCGCCGCGCGGCGTTGCCCCCGTCCGAACCGCGCCCCGTGATCCGCCCGAAGGCCGTCGCGTCGAAGAAGGGCGCCGTGGAGGAGTTCACCATCGTCAAGAAGGGCGACGGCGAGGGCGGCTTCGTCTGGCGCGTCAAGGGCGAGAAGCCCGAGCGCTGGATCAGGCAGACCGACTTCAACAACGCCGAGGCGGTCGGCTACCTGGCCGACCGGCTCAACCGGATCGGGATCGAGACCAAGCTGCTCGAGATCGGCGCCCGCCCCGGCGACGCCGTCGCGATCGGAGGGGAGGACGCCGTGGTGTTCGACTTCGCGCCGCAGATCGAGATCGGCGCCGAGATCCTCAGCCGCCGCGGCGAGGACGTCAGGCAGGAGACCGAGCGGCCCGCCATCACCCGTCGAAAGAAGATGGACGCCGAGTACCACGCCGCGAAGGCCGCGGTCGACTGGGCGACCACCGGCGTCACCCCGGCCGACAACGCCCCTCGCGAAGACAAGGGGCCGGATGAGGCCTGA
- the proB gene encoding glutamate 5-kinase produces MRPEVEGAKRVVVKVGSSSLTDAKGRLDPDRITQLAELLAASHARGVRVVLVTSGAIAAALGPLGLRRRPRDLETQQAAAAVGQGLLVRAYSDAFATHGLLVAQLLLTVEDVVRPRTYRNALNTISRLFRLGVVPIVNENDTVATHEIRFGDNDRLAALIAHLVRADALLLMSDVDGLYTAHPDTPGARRIDRVEDISELDVDTSRVGSKVGTGGMRTKLIAADIATQAGVSVVLGHVDHLGEALVGDDVGTFFPARKKRRPRRLLWLAFAAEPRGWVHVDEGARRALTTRHASLLAAGVTEVRGAFAEGEPIEIVGPDGEPVGRGFVGYSSADLVRELGHSSDEAGHRSLRPVVHRDHMVLAD; encoded by the coding sequence ATGAGGCCTGAGGTCGAGGGCGCCAAGCGCGTCGTCGTCAAGGTCGGTTCCTCCTCCCTGACCGACGCCAAGGGGCGCCTCGACCCGGACCGGATCACGCAACTGGCCGAGTTGCTGGCGGCCAGCCACGCGAGGGGCGTCCGGGTGGTGCTCGTCACCTCCGGAGCCATCGCCGCCGCGCTCGGCCCGCTCGGCCTGCGCAGGCGCCCGCGCGACCTCGAGACGCAGCAGGCGGCGGCCGCCGTCGGTCAGGGCCTGCTCGTGCGGGCCTACTCCGACGCGTTCGCCACGCACGGCCTGCTGGTGGCCCAACTGCTGCTCACCGTCGAGGACGTGGTGCGGCCGAGGACCTACCGCAACGCGCTCAACACCATCTCGCGGCTGTTCCGGCTCGGCGTGGTGCCGATTGTCAACGAGAACGACACCGTCGCCACCCACGAGATCCGGTTCGGCGACAACGACCGGCTCGCAGCGCTGATCGCCCACCTGGTGCGAGCCGATGCGCTGCTGCTGATGAGCGACGTCGACGGCCTGTACACCGCCCACCCCGACACACCGGGTGCGCGGCGCATCGACCGCGTCGAGGACATCTCCGAGTTGGACGTCGACACCTCGCGGGTCGGCTCGAAGGTCGGCACCGGGGGGATGCGCACCAAACTGATCGCGGCAGACATCGCGACGCAGGCGGGCGTCAGCGTCGTGCTCGGCCACGTCGACCACCTTGGGGAGGCGCTCGTCGGAGACGACGTCGGGACGTTCTTCCCCGCGCGCAAGAAGCGCCGCCCCCGACGCCTGCTGTGGCTGGCGTTCGCGGCGGAGCCACGCGGCTGGGTGCACGTCGACGAGGGCGCCCGCAGGGCCCTGACGACCAGGCACGCGTCGCTGCTCGCGGCGGGCGTCACAGAGGTCAGGGGAGCGTTCGCCGAGGGAGAGCCGATCGAGATCGTCGGACCAGACGGAGAGCCGGTCGGGAGGGGCTTCGTCGGCTACTCCAGCGCCGACCTGGTCCGCGAACTCGGGCACTCGAGCGACGAGGCAGGGCACCGCAGCCTGCGCCCCGTCGTGCACCGCGACCACATGGTGCTCGCCGACTGA
- a CDS encoding glutamate-5-semialdehyde dehydrogenase, which yields MEFVDQAEAARAASIELATLTRDAKDAALQSMADAVAAAEADLLAANAVDVQAARDAGTDESIVDRLALTPARIAGMVQGLRDLAALPDPIGDAVRGWRLGNGVRVTQVRVPFGVVGIIYEARPNVTADAAGICLKSGNAALLRGSSSALITNRVTVAALRRGLEAAGITPDAVHLVEGGREITGDMMRARGLVDVLIPRGGAGLIRTVVEGSTVPVIETGTGNCHLYVDAAADLDQAVAILLNAKVQRPSVCNAAETLLVHRDVAEAFLPRALAALAGAGVTVHGDDATRVFSDDVVAATATEYDEEYLSLDLAAKVVGSLEEAMDHIRRHTTGHSETIITRDRDVADRFVAGIDAAAVLVNASSRFVDGGEFGFGAEIGISTQKLHARGPMGLVEMTSSKYVIEGDGQVRA from the coding sequence ATGGAATTCGTCGACCAGGCCGAAGCCGCGCGAGCGGCCTCCATCGAACTCGCCACCCTCACCCGCGACGCAAAGGACGCGGCGCTGCAGTCGATGGCCGACGCCGTCGCCGCGGCCGAGGCCGACCTGCTCGCGGCGAACGCCGTCGACGTCCAGGCCGCCCGCGACGCGGGCACCGACGAGTCGATCGTCGACCGCCTCGCCCTGACCCCCGCGAGGATCGCGGGCATGGTGCAGGGCCTGCGCGACCTCGCGGCACTTCCCGACCCGATCGGCGACGCGGTACGGGGCTGGCGGCTCGGCAACGGGGTGCGCGTCACGCAGGTGCGCGTCCCCTTCGGCGTGGTCGGCATCATCTATGAGGCGCGTCCCAACGTCACGGCCGACGCCGCGGGCATCTGCCTGAAGTCCGGCAACGCCGCCCTGCTGCGCGGCTCGTCGTCCGCGCTGATCACCAACCGCGTCACCGTCGCGGCCCTGCGCCGCGGCCTCGAGGCGGCGGGCATCACCCCCGACGCCGTGCACCTGGTGGAAGGGGGCCGCGAGATCACGGGCGACATGATGCGGGCCCGCGGGCTCGTCGACGTGCTGATCCCGCGTGGCGGGGCGGGCCTGATCCGCACCGTCGTCGAGGGCTCGACAGTCCCCGTGATCGAGACGGGAACCGGCAACTGCCACCTCTACGTCGACGCGGCCGCCGACCTCGACCAGGCCGTCGCGATCCTGCTCAACGCGAAGGTGCAGCGCCCGTCGGTGTGCAACGCGGCCGAGACGTTGCTGGTGCACCGCGACGTCGCAGAGGCGTTCCTGCCGCGCGCCCTGGCGGCCCTTGCCGGGGCCGGGGTCACCGTGCACGGCGATGACGCGACCCGCGTCTTCTCCGACGACGTGGTCGCCGCAACCGCCACCGAATACGACGAGGAGTACCTGTCGCTCGACCTGGCGGCCAAGGTCGTCGGCTCGCTCGAGGAGGCGATGGACCACATCCGCCGCCACACCACGGGACACTCCGAGACCATCATCACGCGCGACCGCGACGTCGCCGACCGCTTCGTGGCGGGCATCGACGCGGCGGCCGTCCTGGTCAACGCGTCCAGCCGGTTCGTCGACGGCGGCGAGTTCGGCTTCGGTGCCGAGATCGGTATCTCGACGCAGAAACTGCACGCGCGCGGGCCGATGGGCCTGGTGGAGATGACCAGCTCCAAGTACGTCATCGAGGGCGACGGGCAGGTCCGCGCGTGA
- the nadD gene encoding nicotinate-nucleotide adenylyltransferase, with protein sequence MTSTELALARAGRSRPYRLGVMGGTFDPIHHGHLVAASEVAAKFGLDEVVFVPTGVPWQKRDRDVSMAEDRYLMTVIATASNPRFSVSRVDIDRPGDTYTVDTLRDLRAERGENTELFFITGADALRQILTWRGAEELFDLAHFVGVTRPGVPLTENDLSHLPEGSVDLLEVPALAISSTDCRDRVRAQQPIWYLVPDGIVQYIAKRGLYPAIDSKVPHDRS encoded by the coding sequence GTGACCTCCACCGAACTCGCGCTCGCGCGCGCCGGGCGCAGCCGCCCCTACCGTCTCGGGGTGATGGGCGGCACCTTCGACCCGATCCACCACGGCCACCTGGTCGCCGCCTCCGAGGTGGCAGCCAAGTTCGGCCTCGACGAGGTGGTCTTCGTCCCGACCGGCGTCCCGTGGCAGAAGCGCGACCGCGACGTCTCGATGGCGGAGGACCGCTACCTGATGACGGTGATCGCGACGGCGTCGAACCCGCGCTTCTCCGTCTCCCGCGTCGACATCGACCGGCCGGGCGACACCTACACCGTCGACACGTTGCGCGACCTGCGCGCCGAGCGAGGCGAGAACACCGAACTGTTCTTCATCACCGGCGCCGACGCGCTGCGTCAGATCCTCACCTGGCGCGGGGCCGAGGAACTGTTCGACCTCGCACACTTCGTCGGGGTCACGCGCCCGGGGGTGCCGCTCACCGAGAACGACCTGTCGCACCTGCCGGAGGGCAGCGTCGACCTGCTCGAGGTCCCCGCGCTCGCCATCTCGTCCACCGACTGCCGCGACCGCGTCCGCGCGCAGCAGCCCATCTGGTACCTGGTGCCCGACGGCATCGTCCAGTACATCGCCAAGCGCGGGCTGTATCCCGCCATCGACTCGAAGGTTCCGCATGACCGTTCCTGA
- the rsfS gene encoding ribosome silencing factor: MTVPDPVLSNVRVAAQAAADKLADNVVAFDVSEQLTITDVFLIASAGNERQVGAIVDGVEEALLKIKVKPVRREGDRENRWVLLDYIDFVVHVQHTEERTLYSLERLWKDCPEIPLDIDAPEPSDDE, encoded by the coding sequence ATGACCGTTCCTGATCCCGTCCTGAGCAACGTCCGGGTGGCCGCGCAGGCCGCAGCAGACAAGCTCGCCGACAACGTCGTCGCCTTCGACGTGTCGGAGCAACTCACGATCACCGACGTCTTCCTGATCGCCTCCGCGGGCAACGAGCGCCAGGTCGGCGCGATCGTCGACGGGGTCGAGGAGGCGCTGCTCAAGATCAAGGTCAAGCCGGTCCGCCGCGAGGGCGACCGCGAGAACCGCTGGGTGCTGCTGGACTACATCGACTTCGTCGTGCACGTGCAGCACACCGAGGAGCGCACGCTCTACAGCCTCGAGCGCCTCTGGAAGGACTGCCCCGAGATTCCACTCGACATCGACGCCCCCGAGCCCTCCGACGACGAGTAA
- a CDS encoding histidine phosphatase family protein translates to MAHDPTTDLVVLRHGQTDWNAERRFQGHADVPLNAKGIAQAEATHARLRGHRFDAVYASPLSRALRTAEIVAPNAEIGLDPRLMEIDVGTWSGLTWDEIIASMPGYEEMYANGVDFRRSPTGETLAEVVGRALPSIEEIAANHPGQTVLIVSHGLLLNRVLHALLGLKGRVLGGLGNAHYSTLGFDHGAWRLLSHNVGA, encoded by the coding sequence GTGGCGCACGACCCGACGACCGACCTGGTGGTGCTGCGGCACGGCCAGACCGACTGGAACGCCGAGCGTCGCTTCCAGGGGCACGCGGACGTCCCGCTCAACGCCAAGGGCATTGCGCAGGCCGAGGCGACCCACGCCCGGCTGCGCGGCCACCGCTTCGACGCCGTCTACGCCTCTCCGCTGTCGAGGGCGCTGCGCACGGCCGAGATCGTCGCCCCGAACGCCGAGATCGGGCTCGACCCGCGACTGATGGAGATCGACGTCGGCACCTGGTCGGGGCTGACGTGGGACGAGATCATCGCCTCGATGCCCGGATACGAGGAGATGTACGCCAACGGCGTCGACTTCCGCCGCTCACCGACGGGCGAGACCCTCGCCGAGGTTGTCGGGAGGGCGCTTCCCTCCATCGAGGAGATCGCGGCGAACCATCCCGGCCAGACGGTCCTGATCGTCTCGCACGGCCTGCTGCTCAACCGCGTGCTGCACGCGCTGCTCGGCCTCAAGGGGCGAGTGCTGGGCGGCCTCGGCAACGCGCACTACTCGACGCTCGGCTTCGACCACGGCGCGTGGCGGTTGCTGTCGCACAACGTGGGCGCCTGA
- the hemQ gene encoding hydrogen peroxide-dependent heme synthase — MTTKHPGRDERDEVDVDLEAINAMPLYAMYSVFATASPLPGDTEALAAAQADVEATGVTIRGWYDVGGFRADADLMVWTLANDPADLQAGYHALRRSALGDYLEPVWSVMAVHRPAEFNRLHVPSCFAGFAPRPWLTVYPFARSYDWYYLDNEHRSKMLYEHGVAGREFPDVVASTLSSFALGDYEWILAFEADELHRLTDAMRHQRGVEARLHVREETPFFTGPRVELSEWIGRQPRV; from the coding sequence ATGACGACCAAGCATCCTGGACGCGACGAGCGCGACGAGGTCGACGTCGACCTCGAGGCCATCAACGCGATGCCGCTGTATGCCATGTACTCGGTCTTCGCGACCGCCTCCCCGCTGCCGGGCGACACCGAGGCGCTGGCCGCGGCTCAGGCCGACGTCGAGGCCACCGGCGTCACCATCCGCGGCTGGTACGACGTGGGCGGCTTCCGCGCCGACGCCGACCTGATGGTCTGGACGCTGGCCAACGACCCCGCCGACCTGCAGGCCGGCTACCACGCGCTGCGCCGCAGCGCGCTGGGCGACTACCTGGAGCCGGTGTGGTCCGTGATGGCCGTGCACCGCCCCGCCGAGTTCAACCGGCTGCACGTGCCGAGCTGCTTCGCGGGCTTCGCGCCGCGTCCGTGGCTGACGGTGTACCCGTTCGCGCGCAGCTACGACTGGTACTACCTCGACAACGAGCACCGCTCCAAGATGCTCTACGAGCACGGCGTCGCGGGCCGCGAGTTCCCCGACGTCGTCGCCTCCACGCTGTCGTCGTTCGCGCTGGGCGACTACGAGTGGATCCTGGCGTTCGAGGCCGACGAACTGCACCGGCTGACCGACGCGATGCGCCACCAGCGCGGCGTCGAGGCCCGGCTGCACGTGCGCGAGGAGACGCCGTTCTTCACGGGCCCGCGCGTCGAGCTCTCCGAGTGGATCGGGCGCCAACCGCGCGTCTAG